Proteins encoded in a region of the Nostoc sphaeroides genome:
- a CDS encoding plasmid mobilization protein, protein MQPDPRTNLSNQLAQTLNNRTVEHDEKREITITFRVSSAEKARLEQRCNGVVQSDYIRARLFDYPLPQPKLTIPEVNRQTIYELKKIGNNLNQQTRAINEAVKIGSQPLTSSIKEYLQTIKELTALLEQTHASLSQAMPDED, encoded by the coding sequence ATGCAACCAGACCCTCGCACCAATCTGAGTAATCAACTAGCTCAAACACTAAATAATCGGACAGTAGAACATGATGAAAAGCGAGAAATAACCATCACGTTTAGGGTAAGCTCTGCCGAGAAAGCTAGGTTAGAGCAACGGTGCAATGGGGTGGTACAAAGTGACTATATTAGAGCGAGATTATTTGATTACCCTTTACCCCAACCCAAGTTAACTATCCCCGAAGTTAACAGACAGACCATCTATGAACTAAAAAAGATTGGGAACAACCTCAACCAACAAACCAGAGCCATCAACGAAGCAGTAAAAATTGGTAGCCAACCTTTGACCAGTAGTATCAAAGAATATCTGCAAACAATCAAAGAATTAACAGCCCTATTAGAACAAACTCACGCCAGCTTATCTCAAGCTATGCCAGACGAGGATTAG
- a CDS encoding relaxase/mobilization nuclease domain-containing protein — MITKIKANKSFRGTTKYVLEKEKAKIIGGNMYGKTTEKLVEQFTLSAHLNPQLKDPFYHLMLSVPKTDRDLNDDELANLSLRHFANFIVLSRLKGDEAQVKQPDKRIADTKLNQLVDEFIETELPAYDFFIARHSDKKHDHTHIVGSRVNNLDSKSIRTWNNYAHSEHSARLLEREFQLTPVQSSWESKRKAMTRNQLERVESMGLPGEEIMRRAIEKVAVNKPTMPEFIERLWSEHQVKAIVSYYSHGGVRGIKFGIDIGSVNEDGSPRLLWKQGGNLNKYKCSFSKLQTELGVNYQPLRDNAEIKRLTNLIELAPITPINQQIIEQATSNISTDNLETLPKQSEVIPEIKTPITQAQSLELYRHYSLELEKELVTDRDKQVAVRAIQDGRNDLEVAEILKASPANWNQEEARALVLIAKNQLAKQQPSPEAQRAEQQHLRQKLLAIAVPVGVELINHFIQYPGKDSLKFKHSSLSKQGKELVLTHDERGEVFRVQVNRNPQGEIEYSVVNIGEVKQSDIETWQKAEQILLEYLEHKQQQSVTRNRGLSR; from the coding sequence ATGATTACCAAAATAAAAGCCAATAAATCATTTCGTGGCACTACTAAATACGTACTAGAAAAAGAGAAAGCCAAGATTATTGGCGGGAATATGTACGGTAAAACCACTGAGAAATTAGTAGAGCAGTTCACCCTGTCAGCCCACCTCAACCCCCAATTAAAAGACCCATTTTATCACCTCATGCTGAGTGTACCGAAGACTGACAGAGATTTAAATGATGACGAATTAGCTAATCTTTCTCTACGTCATTTTGCAAATTTCATTGTGCTATCACGGCTAAAAGGTGATGAAGCCCAAGTCAAACAACCTGATAAAAGGATAGCTGACACCAAACTAAACCAGCTAGTTGATGAATTTATAGAAACAGAATTACCAGCCTATGACTTCTTTATAGCCCGACACTCAGACAAAAAACACGACCACACCCACATCGTTGGATCTAGAGTTAATAACCTAGATAGTAAGTCCATTCGTACCTGGAATAATTACGCCCATTCGGAACACTCAGCCCGACTGTTAGAGCGAGAATTTCAGCTAACTCCAGTACAGAGTAGTTGGGAGAGTAAACGTAAAGCTATGACTCGGAACCAACTAGAACGGGTCGAGAGTATGGGGCTTCCAGGTGAAGAAATAATGCGCCGAGCGATTGAAAAAGTGGCAGTAAATAAACCCACAATGCCAGAATTTATTGAGCGATTATGGTCAGAGCATCAAGTCAAAGCCATCGTGAGTTATTACAGTCATGGCGGAGTCAGAGGGATTAAGTTTGGTATTGATATAGGTTCAGTGAATGAAGATGGTTCGCCCCGACTGCTATGGAAACAGGGAGGTAATCTCAATAAATACAAATGCTCATTTAGCAAACTCCAGACAGAATTAGGCGTAAATTATCAACCATTACGGGATAATGCAGAAATTAAACGCCTCACTAATCTGATAGAATTAGCCCCAATTACGCCAATTAATCAGCAAATAATAGAGCAAGCAACATCTAATATTTCTACAGATAATTTGGAAACATTACCCAAACAATCCGAGGTGATACCGGAAATTAAAACCCCAATAACCCAGGCTCAATCATTAGAGTTATACAGGCATTACAGCCTTGAACTAGAGAAGGAATTGGTCACAGACAGAGATAAACAAGTAGCGGTCAGAGCCATACAAGATGGGAGAAACGACCTAGAAGTTGCAGAAATACTTAAAGCCAGCCCTGCTAATTGGAATCAAGAAGAAGCCAGAGCCTTAGTATTGATTGCTAAAAATCAGTTAGCCAAACAGCAACCATCACCTGAAGCACAACGAGCAGAACAACAGCATTTAAGGCAAAAATTATTAGCGATAGCCGTTCCTGTAGGAGTAGAGTTAATCAATCATTTTATCCAATATCCTGGTAAAGATAGCCTGAAGTTTAAACACTCCAGTCTGTCAAAACAGGGTAAAGAATTAGTGTTGACTCATGATGAACGAGGGGAGGTATTTCGTGTCCAAGTCAACCGTAACCCTCAAGGTGAGATTGAGTATTCTGTAGTGAATATAGGTGAAGTCAAGCAGTCAGATATTGAGACTTGGCAAAAAGCCGAGCAGATATTGCTGGAATATTTAGAACATAAACAACAGCAGTCAGTGACTCGAAATAGAGGATTATCTCGGTAA
- a CDS encoding alpha/beta hydrolase — protein MYLLSQFCSIKPPQKPDYSGIYTSPNYKVETQGECDQGSYIEMYIPEKPYYSDTGAKIAVIYLHGFTLGASEIYSTHLEHLVKQGYYVFYPNYQRGFCKFPAYRFETLYELVVETLNPFPISPVGWMESAISSTLQAFKYLNLTESNVNTYLFGHSLGGLFALSWCYYAQEKVHPNLLPKQIVVADPIPDSQSNIPPSIREYIDLFHGFKDKVDIVQTGIALKVPVAILHGNNDTIVPKHSWIKPFYSIETNQKTMYLSFTDKHGSPAMYADHEQATINTSFLSNWIADEFLGGVGVENNLDWRYIWHALDQVIRFGADADKLKFDMGKWSDGKPVMPIQVYLHSVNNSSLTSHARAFYSNKI, from the coding sequence ATGTACCTCTTATCTCAATTCTGTAGTATTAAACCTCCCCAAAAGCCAGACTACAGTGGAATTTACACCTCTCCAAACTATAAAGTAGAAACTCAAGGTGAGTGCGACCAAGGTAGTTACATTGAAATGTATATTCCGGAAAAACCGTATTACAGCGATACGGGTGCTAAAATAGCAGTCATTTACCTGCACGGTTTTACGTTAGGCGCATCTGAAATTTACAGCACTCATCTAGAGCATCTTGTCAAACAGGGCTACTACGTATTCTATCCAAACTATCAACGTGGTTTCTGCAAATTTCCAGCTTATAGGTTTGAAACCTTATATGAATTGGTCGTTGAGACTTTGAACCCTTTTCCAATTAGTCCTGTTGGATGGATGGAATCTGCAATCAGCAGTACTTTACAAGCGTTTAAATATTTAAATCTTACCGAATCCAATGTAAATACTTATCTTTTTGGTCATTCTCTTGGTGGTCTTTTCGCTCTGAGCTGGTGTTACTATGCTCAAGAAAAAGTTCACCCAAATTTACTGCCAAAGCAAATTGTTGTTGCCGATCCAATACCAGATTCCCAATCAAATATTCCACCTAGTATACGTGAATATATTGACCTTTTTCATGGTTTTAAAGATAAGGTTGACATTGTGCAAACAGGTATTGCGCTCAAGGTTCCTGTAGCAATTCTCCACGGGAATAATGACACAATCGTTCCCAAACATTCTTGGATCAAGCCGTTCTATTCTATAGAAACTAATCAAAAAACGATGTATCTTTCCTTCACTGATAAGCATGGCTCCCCTGCTATGTATGCCGATCACGAGCAAGCCACCATAAACACCAGTTTTCTTTCTAATTGGATAGCTGATGAGTTTCTAGGCGGTGTCGGAGTAGAAAATAACTTGGACTGGCGTTATATATGGCACGCTCTTGACCAAGTAATACGTTTTGGTGCTGATGCCGATAAATTAAAGTTCGACATGGGCAAATGGTCAGATGGTAAGCCTGTTATGCCAATTCAAGTTTATTTGCATTCTGTAAATAATTCGTCATTGACTTCACATGCTAGGGCATTTTATTCAAACAAGATTTAA
- a CDS encoding transposase domain-containing protein, translated as MTASPALRLVVVLVIAMSFWSSDSIVSVFKNLIHGFASLRIPELIRFKTPTSSSITEARQRTGASVMTRLFEMVAKPLAKRFKNSTTTAQK; from the coding sequence GTGACAGCTTCGCCAGCTCTACGCCTAGTTGTGGTTTTAGTAATTGCCATGAGTTTTTGGTCATCGGACTCTATTGTATCGGTGTTCAAAAATCTGATTCATGGTTTCGCCAGTTTACGCATACCGGAATTAATACGTTTTAAAACACCAACTTCCTCATCAATTACTGAAGCACGGCAACGAACTGGAGCATCTGTAATGACTCGTTTGTTTGAGATGGTTGCAAAGCCATTAGCAAAAAGATTTAAAAATTCCACCACCACAGCACAGAAGTAA
- a CDS encoding double zinc ribbon domain-containing protein — MDNTPQPQETLSQYVKRIRTSLSLSQNDLATKAGIHLQSLGKIERGMTTKLNSKSQRGLARALQVPSEYLDAVIRGVPMSATDVLKFCPDCWTPGTTLEDIWLLPRSQFCFLCGTALRNNCAKCNEPITSLKFRFCPYCGFPYKASISSESQVQPL, encoded by the coding sequence ATGGACAATACCCCCCAACCCCAAGAAACGCTGTCCCAGTACGTTAAAAGAATACGCACAAGCCTTTCACTAAGTCAAAATGATTTGGCAACTAAGGCAGGCATTCATCTTCAAAGTTTAGGTAAGATTGAACGAGGCATGACTACCAAGCTCAATAGTAAAAGCCAGCGTGGATTAGCTCGCGCATTGCAGGTTCCATCTGAGTACCTTGATGCAGTCATCCGGGGTGTACCCATGTCTGCAACTGATGTCCTCAAATTTTGCCCCGACTGCTGGACTCCCGGAACAACTCTTGAAGATATCTGGTTATTACCGCGATCGCAGTTTTGTTTCTTGTGCGGTACGGCATTACGTAATAATTGTGCTAAATGTAACGAACCTATTACGTCATTGAAGTTTCGGTTTTGTCCTTACTGTGGCTTTCCATATAAAGCTTCTATTAGTTCTGAATCTCAAGTCCAGCCCCTTTAA
- a CDS encoding tyrosine-type recombinase/integrase gives MTTTLAQVATAFLSRQGLAASTLKSYELTLLSLLKEHGSLPIELVDRQLLKDYLARLDELKYTTHNRHQAIISALLNFAFVSGYIQSNPVSRLSLRKPNRERGEHNTDEIIRYLTSQELDILYDLLKKSNARLETIVRLLHRSGARIGELLGLELAQIFQEQRKFQVVGKGNKKRWCFYSEDAEIALKNYIKYYRHSGSTALFTAQHPTTKVVTPVSYEAVTADWREIIDQSQKLKGIRLHDIRHTFATERVGLMGIEELRALMGHENIQTTLRYQKVTSARAEIVAKSALENLQKVYKN, from the coding sequence GTGACAACTACATTAGCACAAGTTGCTACAGCTTTCCTTTCTCGACAAGGATTAGCTGCTAGTACACTTAAATCTTACGAGCTAACACTACTATCTTTGCTGAAAGAGCATGGCTCCTTACCTATAGAGTTAGTAGACCGTCAACTGCTGAAAGACTACTTAGCTCGGTTAGATGAACTAAAATACACGACTCATAATCGTCACCAAGCAATAATCAGCGCTCTGTTGAATTTTGCATTTGTTTCTGGCTATATTCAATCAAATCCAGTTAGCCGTCTGAGTCTGAGGAAACCAAATCGAGAACGGGGAGAACACAATACAGACGAGATAATACGCTACCTCACGTCTCAAGAATTAGATATTTTGTATGATTTGTTAAAAAAATCTAATGCCAGACTTGAGACGATAGTCCGCTTGCTGCATCGAAGTGGAGCTAGAATTGGAGAATTACTTGGACTGGAGCTGGCACAAATTTTTCAGGAACAGCGTAAATTTCAGGTAGTGGGTAAAGGCAACAAAAAACGCTGGTGCTTTTATAGTGAAGATGCAGAAATTGCTTTAAAAAACTATATAAAATATTATCGTCATTCAGGTTCAACAGCATTATTCACCGCTCAACATCCAACGACTAAAGTTGTAACACCAGTAAGTTATGAGGCAGTAACGGCAGACTGGCGAGAAATAATTGACCAAAGCCAGAAATTAAAAGGGATTAGGCTGCATGATATCCGCCATACCTTTGCCACTGAGCGGGTGGGATTGATGGGAATTGAAGAATTACGGGCGCTGATGGGACATGAAAACATTCAAACAACTCTCCGCTACCAAAAAGTAACTAGTGCGAGAGCAGAAATAGTAGCAAAGTCTGCTTTAGAGAATTTACAAAAAGTATATAAAAATTAA
- a CDS encoding NB-ARC domain-containing protein: protein MKFQQKSRRRGVILSPQGLQKLQDAKSELESSENFGKRYSREALGFRMGLDPDTVAKVFACEVGVDRQTLKNCFQAFNLQLERNDSQFANQDINPQEGDTRIQNRIDWEEAPDVSLFCGRTEELTTLKNWILAESTTNQAIPCRLITLWGMGGIGKTWLSVKLAQQLQEQFEFVIWRSLLPAPPVNELLADLITVFSEGKETDLPEQFNHRISRLIYYLQHHRCLLILDGADRLLEQCATLDITCRDCIWLHHTISGEYCELFRRVAETTHKSCLILTSRLKSYEITPLEGETRPARVFSLQGLQVTDIQKLFRTKGTFRGTADNWDQLIKLYAGNPHVLNRIATTIQQLFDGSITEFLEQKVTVFGRIINDLNLEFEHFSDTAKATIQSMALNHQPISFSQLRTKMPSSVSSQELLEALEILQARFWIDAKAGLFSLQPMIIQYVKLFILDENITKFQPSALLEQEHQYQVAS from the coding sequence ATGAAATTTCAGCAAAAGAGCCGTAGACGTGGTGTAATCCTGTCGCCACAAGGATTGCAGAAACTCCAAGATGCAAAATCTGAATTAGAAAGTTCTGAAAATTTCGGTAAACGTTATAGCCGTGAAGCTTTGGGCTTTCGCATGGGGCTAGATCCCGATACAGTAGCAAAGGTATTTGCCTGTGAAGTGGGAGTAGATCGGCAAACTTTGAAGAACTGTTTCCAAGCCTTTAACCTACAACTAGAACGTAATGACTCTCAGTTTGCCAATCAAGATATCAACCCACAGGAAGGCGATACAAGAATTCAAAATCGAATTGATTGGGAGGAAGCACCAGATGTATCCCTTTTTTGCGGACGCACAGAAGAACTAACAACTCTCAAAAACTGGATTTTAGCTGAATCTACTACAAATCAGGCAATACCTTGCCGTCTCATCACCCTATGGGGCATGGGTGGTATTGGCAAAACTTGGCTATCCGTAAAGCTTGCTCAACAACTTCAGGAGCAGTTTGAGTTTGTAATTTGGCGATCGCTCCTTCCTGCTCCTCCGGTTAACGAACTTCTGGCAGACTTGATCACCGTCTTTTCCGAGGGGAAAGAAACTGATCTGCCGGAACAATTTAATCACAGAATTTCACGACTGATTTATTATTTGCAACATCATCGTTGCTTACTGATTTTAGATGGTGCTGACAGACTTCTAGAACAATGTGCCACTTTAGATATCACCTGTCGAGACTGCATTTGGCTCCACCACACGATTAGTGGGGAGTATTGCGAGTTGTTTAGGAGAGTGGCAGAAACTACCCATAAAAGTTGCTTAATCTTAACCAGTCGCCTCAAATCCTATGAGATCACCCCGCTTGAAGGAGAAACACGACCTGCGCGAGTATTCTCTCTCCAAGGATTACAGGTTACAGATATACAAAAACTTTTCAGAACAAAAGGAACTTTCAGAGGAACGGCAGACAACTGGGATCAATTAATCAAACTTTATGCAGGAAATCCCCATGTCCTAAACCGTATCGCCACAACGATTCAACAGTTATTTGATGGCAGCATTACTGAATTTTTAGAACAAAAAGTTACTGTTTTCGGTAGAATCATTAACGATTTAAATCTAGAATTTGAGCATTTCTCGGATACAGCTAAAGCAACGATTCAAAGCATGGCGCTCAATCATCAGCCCATTTCTTTTTCACAGCTACGAACAAAGATGCCATCCTCAGTCTCATCCCAAGAACTCCTGGAAGCCTTGGAAATATTGCAAGCACGATTTTGGATAGATGCCAAAGCAGGTCTTTTTTCTCTCCAACCGATGATAATTCAATATGTCAAACTTTTTATTCTTGACGAGAATATCACCAAATTTCAGCCTAGCGCATTGTTGGAGCAAGAACATCAATATCAAGTAGCAAGCTAG
- a CDS encoding VOC family protein, which produces MILQGKTLRVARPTDKLDEVVRFYTQGLGLQILGSFENHEGGFDGVMIGIPGVPYHLEFTHQRGHYVGRAPTPDNLIVFYLPNHQEWQQVVEQMKATGYEPIPSYNPYWDKNGVTFEDPDGYRVVLQNAAWD; this is translated from the coding sequence ATGATATTACAAGGAAAGACCTTGCGTGTTGCCCGTCCTACGGATAAATTAGACGAAGTAGTGAGATTTTATACGCAAGGTTTGGGACTACAAATACTAGGTAGTTTTGAAAACCATGAGGGAGGATTTGATGGTGTGATGATTGGCATTCCCGGTGTACCTTATCATCTCGAATTTACGCATCAACGAGGTCACTATGTTGGTCGCGCTCCTACACCAGATAACCTGATTGTTTTTTATCTTCCCAATCATCAAGAATGGCAGCAGGTAGTTGAGCAGATGAAAGCTACTGGCTATGAACCCATCCCATCTTACAATCCCTATTGGGATAAAAATGGAGTCACATTTGAAGATCCAGATGGATACCGTGTTGTCTTACAAAATGCTGCCTGGGATTGA
- a CDS encoding helix-turn-helix domain-containing protein yields MNKQEAADYLGVSVRALERYVQQGRISVKYEKGKTRPTANFDPAELEAFKSELNQPTVKPAFESRQIATEQQPQTDKLVRSSGEIAEFGEIGVIDKLSSIIEGLLGRGDNQPVVPIADKLLLTIAEAQALTGLSREFLRDAITAGELKAKVIGKGWRVKRSDLQEYVDKLF; encoded by the coding sequence ATGAATAAGCAGGAAGCAGCAGATTACTTGGGTGTCAGTGTTAGGGCTTTAGAGCGCTACGTTCAACAGGGGCGAATCAGCGTCAAGTACGAGAAAGGTAAAACTCGCCCGACTGCCAACTTTGACCCCGCCGAACTGGAAGCATTCAAGTCAGAACTAAACCAACCGACCGTAAAACCTGCCTTTGAATCTCGCCAAATAGCGACAGAGCAACAGCCACAGACAGATAAATTAGTGCGTTCTTCTGGCGAGATTGCGGAGTTTGGCGAGATTGGGGTAATTGATAAATTGTCCTCAATCATTGAAGGGCTGCTGGGCAGAGGCGACAATCAGCCAGTAGTGCCGATCGCTGATAAGCTACTACTGACTATTGCAGAGGCACAAGCGCTAACTGGGTTGTCTAGAGAATTCCTGCGAGACGCAATTACGGCAGGTGAGTTAAAAGCCAAAGTAATTGGCAAGGGTTGGCGAGTTAAACGCAGTGACCTACAAGAGTACGTTGACAAGTTGTTTTGA
- a CDS encoding type II toxin-antitoxin system RelE/ParE family toxin codes for MKIYKNRTFDRWARKEGLNNLSLCNAVNEMAAGLYDADLGGGLFKKRIAKPGKGKSGGFRTLVATNNEDRWFFIFGFSKNERSNIDSYEEEALKMLSKQLLAYTHDELEQAKNSNALIEVICNASEEISNS; via the coding sequence ATGAAAATTTACAAAAACCGTACTTTTGACCGTTGGGCACGAAAGGAAGGGTTAAACAATCTTAGTCTCTGTAACGCTGTAAATGAAATGGCAGCAGGGCTTTATGATGCTGACCTGGGAGGTGGACTGTTTAAAAAACGCATAGCAAAACCAGGGAAGGGAAAGAGTGGTGGATTTCGGACACTAGTAGCTACTAATAATGAAGATCGTTGGTTTTTTATTTTTGGCTTTTCAAAAAACGAACGCAGCAACATTGACTCATATGAAGAAGAAGCTCTGAAAATGTTATCCAAGCAATTACTTGCTTATACACATGATGAACTTGAGCAAGCAAAAAATAGTAATGCGTTAATAGAGGTGATTTGTAATGCGTCAGAAGAAATCAGCAATTCTTGA
- a CDS encoding helix-turn-helix domain-containing protein, which translates to MRQKKSAILEAVHETAEDLHKAGLMNQTTLREFEHLCLPPIEPLEPLEIKEIRQSSQVSQAVFARILNISTSTVQKWEIGQKRPSGASLKLLHLVKNRGLNSVLY; encoded by the coding sequence ATGCGTCAGAAGAAATCAGCAATTCTTGAAGCAGTTCATGAGACAGCAGAAGACCTACACAAAGCTGGGCTAATGAACCAAACTACATTGCGCGAATTTGAACACCTATGCCTACCTCCTATTGAGCCTCTAGAACCATTAGAAATTAAAGAAATACGGCAATCATCTCAAGTTAGTCAAGCTGTTTTTGCACGTATTTTGAATATAAGTACTTCAACAGTTCAAAAATGGGAAATAGGACAAAAGCGGCCTAGTGGAGCATCTCTTAAGCTACTGCACTTGGTAAAGAATCGTGGGTTAAACAGTGTGCTGTATTAA
- the dnaB gene encoding replicative DNA helicase, translating to MYASDDNVIPFATTASELPPQSIESEEAILGGILLDPVAIERVRDILKPHHFYISAHGRIYNAALRLNAQELPTDLLMITNYLADNSLLEIIGGRNKLASLVDSTVSAVNIDALAGLVVEKWKRRELGRLASLASELQHKSNEETPLEEAFSQLQDFIYELQRSSDTTGASHISDVVINLFQDIEDRSQGKVLPGIPTGFYDLDAMTCGFNRNDLVIVAGRPAMGKSAFAAQIAFYLAQAYQFPVVVFSLEMSKLQIAMRALSGEAGIPSGYLKTGRISNTQWESLSQGIGTLSELPVYLDDRPDPSLSYIESECRKIMAQERRDLGLIVVDYLQLMDGNGGGNRNNEIEKLTRSLKRLAMKLQTPVMCLSQLSRAVESRNNKRPMLSDLRDSGGIEQDADKVIMLYRDEYYDQNTQDRGVAEIILAKNRDGATGTIQLLFDANLTKFKNMVGGATLSGTPSQSAQSDWG from the coding sequence ATGTACGCCAGTGACGACAACGTAATTCCTTTTGCCACCACAGCTTCGGAGCTACCACCACAGAGCATTGAATCTGAGGAAGCGATACTTGGGGGCATCTTGCTTGACCCAGTAGCCATAGAACGTGTCCGCGACATTTTGAAGCCGCATCACTTCTATATCAGCGCTCATGGTAGAATCTACAACGCAGCCCTGAGACTTAATGCCCAAGAATTGCCCACAGATTTGTTGATGATCACGAATTATTTAGCTGATAATAGTTTGTTAGAAATTATCGGCGGGCGAAACAAGTTAGCATCGCTGGTTGACTCTACAGTATCAGCAGTTAACATTGATGCTCTGGCAGGTCTGGTTGTGGAAAAATGGAAGCGCCGAGAACTGGGTAGACTGGCAAGCCTTGCCAGTGAGTTGCAGCACAAGTCCAATGAAGAAACGCCCTTAGAGGAAGCCTTCTCACAATTACAAGACTTTATCTATGAGTTGCAGCGTTCGTCTGATACTACGGGGGCCAGCCACATTTCTGATGTGGTGATTAATCTGTTTCAGGATATTGAAGACCGCAGCCAAGGTAAGGTATTACCTGGGATTCCCACGGGCTTTTATGATCTTGATGCAATGACTTGCGGATTCAACCGCAATGATTTAGTCATCGTTGCGGGTCGTCCGGCGATGGGGAAATCAGCGTTTGCGGCTCAGATAGCTTTTTATCTAGCCCAAGCTTATCAGTTTCCGGTTGTCGTGTTCAGTCTGGAAATGTCAAAGCTACAGATTGCCATGCGTGCGCTTTCAGGTGAGGCTGGCATTCCAAGCGGCTACTTGAAAACTGGGCGCATCTCTAACACACAATGGGAATCACTATCACAGGGCATCGGTACACTATCAGAGCTACCTGTTTACCTCGATGACCGTCCAGACCCATCACTGAGCTATATAGAATCTGAATGCCGTAAAATTATGGCACAAGAGCGCCGTGATTTGGGGTTAATTGTTGTGGATTATCTACAACTGATGGATGGTAACGGCGGGGGCAACAGAAACAATGAGATAGAAAAGCTTACACGCTCCCTCAAGCGTTTAGCGATGAAGTTACAAACACCTGTAATGTGTTTATCGCAACTATCAAGAGCAGTAGAAAGCCGTAATAACAAACGCCCCATGCTCTCAGATTTACGTGACAGCGGCGGGATTGAGCAGGACGCGGACAAAGTAATCATGTTATATCGTGACGAATATTACGACCAAAATACGCAAGATAGAGGAGTTGCAGAGATTATCCTTGCTAAAAACCGCGACGGGGCTACAGGCACAATCCAATTACTGTTTGATGCAAACTTAACAAAATTTAAGAACATGGTGGGGGGAGCTACGCTTTCAGGAACGCCATCACAGTCAGCACAAAGTGATTGGGGCTAA
- a CDS encoding helix-turn-helix domain-containing protein, whose protein sequence is MPVRNTIRRFIDEKLKITRYEFSERTGLSKTTVYNLYDNPEQIPNGLALNKICDCYKIQPCELLEWRED, encoded by the coding sequence ATGCCAGTTCGCAACACGATAAGGAGGTTTATTGACGAAAAGCTCAAAATTACACGTTATGAGTTCAGCGAGCGTACAGGGTTAAGTAAAACGACTGTTTACAACTTATATGACAATCCTGAGCAAATACCTAATGGATTAGCGCTTAACAAAATCTGTGACTGCTATAAAATCCAGCCCTGTGAGTTATTGGAATGGAGGGAAGATTAA
- a CDS encoding tyrosine-type recombinase/integrase, with protein MRLPPPTRLPNKHYRSREYLTPSEVRSLLNAALERKARYSHRDYTLMLLMFRHGLRVGEAVGAKCGLRWDALMWAERQIFITREKGSDSGVHPLRDDELILLKELREMFPDSKYIFVSERGEVMSTDAVRKLLGRLAAQAGLDIKVHCHMMRHACGYYLVNQGYNTREIQDFLGHRDIKHTEKYTKLNARRFLNFDWGDL; from the coding sequence ATGAGGCTACCACCCCCAACTCGTCTACCCAACAAGCACTACAGGTCTAGAGAATACCTTACACCAAGTGAAGTACGATCTCTGCTGAATGCCGCACTTGAGCGCAAAGCTCGTTATTCTCACCGTGATTATACACTGATGTTGCTCATGTTTCGCCACGGTCTGAGGGTAGGGGAAGCTGTAGGGGCTAAGTGCGGTTTAAGGTGGGATGCCCTGATGTGGGCCGAACGTCAGATTTTCATCACCAGGGAAAAGGGCAGTGATTCTGGGGTGCATCCCTTGAGAGATGATGAGTTAATTTTGCTCAAGGAACTCAGAGAGATGTTTCCAGATAGCAAATATATTTTCGTTTCTGAGCGTGGTGAGGTGATGTCTACTGATGCAGTGCGAAAGCTGCTTGGGCGGCTGGCGGCGCAGGCGGGACTTGATATCAAAGTTCACTGTCACATGATGCGCCATGCTTGCGGTTACTATCTGGTGAATCAGGGTTACAACACCAGAGAGATTCAAGACTTTTTGGGACACCGTGATATCAAACACACTGAAAAATATACAAAGCTGAACGCCCGACGCTTCCTGAATTTTGATTGGGGTGATTTATGA